From Dasypus novemcinctus isolate mDasNov1 chromosome 11, mDasNov1.1.hap2, whole genome shotgun sequence, one genomic window encodes:
- the LOC101415215 gene encoding probable protein BRICK1, which produces MAGQEDPVQREIHQDWANREYIEVITSSIKKIADFLNSFDMSCRSRLATLNEKLTALERRIEYIEARVTKGETLT; this is translated from the coding sequence ATGGCGGGCCAGGAGGATCCGGTGCAAAGAGAGATTCATCAGGACTGGGCAAATCGGGAGTACATTGAGGTCATCACGAGCAGCATCAAGAAAATCGCGGACTTTCTCAACTCGTTCGATATGTCTTGTCGTTCAAGACTTGCAACACTAAATGAGAAATTGACTGCCCTTGAACGGAGAATAGAGTACATTGAAGCCCGGGTGACAAAAGGTGAGACCCTCACCTAG